The Lepus europaeus isolate LE1 chromosome 1, mLepTim1.pri, whole genome shotgun sequence genome contains the following window.
ATAGATTTTCATGAATTAgcaaaaaagcattttaattttctttaaaattattcactGGGTGATGTATATGAATGGTTTCACAAGTTATGTGTACCTTaaaaggttcctcaaaaaatggGCTTCACATACTTTTttccctactttctttttttatttgaaaaattttgtttaagcAAATAAAGTCAGctgataaataattttaagccTCTTCAAAAAAATGGCtatttgttaatatgatattaaatttcaattttctcCCTCCACAAGAGGGTGTGATcacaaaatcaatcaatcattcaTAGCATTCATAGCAATGATGAGAGCTCTTTTACCAAGCTTTGTGGCTTTTTACTTTATCATAATGTCCCTTCTCTTCCCATTTTGTGTTTGTCAATAGTAAAGTTCAGTGAGCATTTTCATCACAATATGTGAAATACttatcatttgtttatttctgtagaaAATAAAGGGAATAATTCCAAATATCCCTAAACATATCACTGAATTCTGAATGTAAAATGAATCAACATggacaaaatagttttaaaaagtgagtgCTCTGTACCCTTTGTCATTCTGAAAGAAACACTGTCCTGTTCATTTGAAATCTCATGGGGAAAATTATATCTACACTAACCATCTAGAGCACATTAAAATAGTGTTTATTTCCTATtgacacaattatttttaagtgaagTTTTAAGACACTGGGCAAAAATTTAGTTTTGCATACAGGTCTCAAACAATAAGCCTGAGAACCCCAAATAAGGTTTATAGAATATCAAATAATTTTGCATTATGGGAGAAAATCCCCATATAGCTATTTCTTCAGGaggaaaacacaattttaaatattaaaacaatgcaACCCTGatgtttttttaaatctacatttTTCCATTAATGACTTATAAACTTAagtacacaagaaaaaaaaattttgaaagaagaCATGTTTTATACGTCATTTAAAATGCCAAATATCAAATAGTTTATTCTATTTCACTTTCTAGGGAAAAAGACTGCTCCAAAAGAATGTGTTTTTCTCCCACTCTGGAAATCAACATGCAGTCTGAATCTAACATTACAGTGCGAGATGACATTGATGACATCAACACCAATATGTACCAACCACTATCATATCCATTAAGCTTTCAAGTGTCTCTCACCGGATTTCTTATGTTAGAAATTGTTTTGGGACTTGGCAGCAATCTCACCGTACTGGTACTTTACTGCATGAAATCCAACTTAATCAACTCTGTCAGTAACATTATTACAATGAATCTTCATGTACTTGATGTAATAATTTGTGTGGGATGTATTCCTCTAACTATAGTTATCCTTCTGCTTTCACTGGAGAGTAACACtgctctcatctgctgtttccatGAGGCCTGTGTATCTTTTGCAAGTGTCTCAACAGCAATCAACGTTTTTGCCATCACTTTGGACAGATATGACATTTCTGTAAAACCTGCAAACCGAATTCtgacaatgggcagagctgtaaTGTTGATGATATCaatttggattttttcttttttctctttcctgattCCCTTTATTGAGGTAAATTTTTTTAGTCTTCAAAGTGGAAATACATGGGCAAACAAGACACTTCTGTGTGTCAGCACGAATGAATACTACACTGAACTGGGAATGTATTATCATCTACTAGTACAGATCCCAATATTCTTCTTCACTGTTATAGTAATGTTAATCACATACACCAAAATTCTTCAGGCTCTTAACATTCGAATAGGCACGAGATTTTCTACAGGacagaagaagaaaacaagaaagaaaaaaacaatttctttAACCACACAACATGAAACTACAGACATGTCACAAAGCAGCAGTGGGAGAAATGTAGTCTTTGGTGTAAGAACTTCAGTTTCTGTAATAATTGCCCTTCGGCGAGCTGTGAAACGACACCGTGAACGAAGAGAGAGGCAAAAAAGAGTCTTCAAAATGTCATTATTGATTATTTCTACATTTCTTCTCTGCTGGACAccaatttctgttttaaatacCACCATTTTATGTGTAGGCCCAAGTGACCTTTTAGTAAAATTAAGATTGTGTTTTCTAGTCATGGCTTATGGGACAACCATATTTCACCCTCTATTATATGCGTTCACTAGACAAAAATTTCAAAAGGTcttgaaaagtaaaatgaaaaagcgAGTTGTTTCCATAGTGGAAGCTGATCCCATGCCTAATAATGCTGTCATACACAACTCTT
Protein-coding sequences here:
- the GPR22 gene encoding G-protein coupled receptor 22 — protein: MCFSPTLEINMQSESNITVRDDIDDINTNMYQPLSYPLSFQVSLTGFLMLEIVLGLGSNLTVLVLYCMKSNLINSVSNIITMNLHVLDVIICVGCIPLTIVILLLSLESNTALICCFHEACVSFASVSTAINVFAITLDRYDISVKPANRILTMGRAVMLMISIWIFSFFSFLIPFIEVNFFSLQSGNTWANKTLLCVSTNEYYTELGMYYHLLVQIPIFFFTVIVMLITYTKILQALNIRIGTRFSTGQKKKTRKKKTISLTTQHETTDMSQSSSGRNVVFGVRTSVSVIIALRRAVKRHRERRERQKRVFKMSLLIISTFLLCWTPISVLNTTILCVGPSDLLVKLRLCFLVMAYGTTIFHPLLYAFTRQKFQKVLKSKMKKRVVSIVEADPMPNNAVIHNSWIDPKRNKKFTFEDSEIREKCLVPQVVTD